A segment of the Aureliella helgolandensis genome:
AGCACTCGAGGCGCTCATGCAATTGGTTGCCTGCCATCAGAAAATGGGGGATGAGGCCGAGGCCAGTCGCACGCTCGCCCAGGCCGAACAGGTCTTGAAACGGATTCCGCCCGAATTGGATAATCAATTTGCGAAGTTAACCAGAGCCAATCGCGCCGAGTGGACCGACTTGCTCAAATGGCTTCGCCGCTGAATTGCACTTGCGTCGAACTGAACATCTCGCCAAACTCCGGCGAGCTTGAGCAGGAAGCTCTCGCACTTGTCTCGCAGTTCACGAAGTGTTGCTTTTCCGCCCGTGTCGAGAAAACCAAGCGTGAATGCAGCAACGCTCGCAATTCAGTGACAACCCGTTGTCACTCTATGCCCTTTGGGAGGGAATCCAATGGCAGGATGGTTATTAGCAGCCGTCATGGTAGCTGTAACAGGCGGGAACTCCGACTGTGCAATCGTTCAATTCACCGCCACTTGGTGTGAACCATGCCAACAAGTGCAACCTGCCTTACAGCAGCTCCAGCAAGACGGCTGGACGGTCTACTCAGTCGACACCGACCAGCAACCCGAGGTGGTCAAGCAATACAGCGTCGATAGCCTGCCGACACTTATCATCCTCAGTAGCGGTCGCGAAGTAGATCGCATTGTGGGGGCAGCTGCCTACGAAGTAATTCAGCAACGCGTGCAGCGCGTGGCGGCTCGCAATCAGAGCACTCAGGCCTTACCAGCCCCAGCTCCGCAGCAGCCAATTGTTCGCGGACAGTCTCCATCCACATCCTCGTTCCCACTATTGTCTTCAGTGGCCAATGCAGGGTTTTCCGCCTCCAATCCGGCGAGTCCCAGGGAGCTAGCTCCAGCCGCTCCGCCTCCCCATACACCGCAAGTGAGCCCAGCCAGTTTTTCAGGCACGCCAGTGGCAGTTGAGAACGCAAGTTTCTCCCGTGACGCCGCTCCTCCGCAAGCGGTCGCCTCCACGCCGTCGGCCCGCACCAGCCTGTCTCCAGAACAAGCGATTCGACGTGCTGCTCAAGCCACGGTTCGCATTCGAGTCGACGAAGCCAACAGCACCGCTTACGGAACGGGGACCATCGTCGACCTGCACGGTAGCGAAGCGCTCGTCCTGACTTGCGGCCACCTATTTCGAGAGATGACGCCCGGCTCCCAGCTCACGGTCGACCTGTTTGCCGGTACGCCGCAAGAAATCAATCTGCCAGCCCTGCTGATCGATTTCAAAGCGGAGGGAGACGACATCGGTTTGCTCACCTTCCGCACACCCGTCGCACTCGATCCGGTTGAATTGCTGCCCCGAGGTACCAAGCTCAATATCGGCCAGGATGCGTTTAGTTTCGGCTGTGACCACGGCTCAGATCCCACGCGACGCGATACCAAGATCAAAAATATCAATCGCTACATCGGAGCCGCCAACGTTGAAATCTTTGGCGCCCCGGCAGTGGGACGTAGCGGCGGAGGATTGTTTGATACCCAAGGTCGGTTGATTGGCGTCTGCAACGCGGCTGACGCGGCCGATGATGAAGGGATCTACGCTGCGGCCGACGTCGTCTACGCTCAAATCGAGCGACTCGGATTAACGCATCTTTTTGAAGCTCAAACGCAG
Coding sequences within it:
- a CDS encoding thioredoxin domain-containing protein, producing MAGWLLAAVMVAVTGGNSDCAIVQFTATWCEPCQQVQPALQQLQQDGWTVYSVDTDQQPEVVKQYSVDSLPTLIILSSGREVDRIVGAAAYEVIQQRVQRVAARNQSTQALPAPAPQQPIVRGQSPSTSSFPLLSSVANAGFSASNPASPRELAPAAPPPHTPQVSPASFSGTPVAVENASFSRDAAPPQAVASTPSARTSLSPEQAIRRAAQATVRIRVDEANSTAYGTGTIVDLHGSEALVLTCGHLFREMTPGSQLTVDLFAGTPQEINLPALLIDFKAEGDDIGLLTFRTPVALDPVELLPRGTKLNIGQDAFSFGCDHGSDPTRRDTKIKNINRYIGAANVEIFGAPAVGRSGGGLFDTQGRLIGVCNAADAADDEGIYAAADVVYAQIERLGLTHLFEAQTQGTPTVLATSSGSPVVQAASFSDTPAPTVSPRPAANLPDLTTPLASSPSGQQMICIVRDGTGQDQVLTINSPSPQLLDAIRAQGNR